One genomic region from Macellibacteroides fermentans encodes:
- a CDS encoding RNA polymerase sigma factor, translating into MNALQFQKKLLGMQENMMNFALMLTANRDDAQDLMQDTTLKVLDNQEKFVDNINFKGWVLTVMRNIFINNYHKIVRTQTVVDQGVDLYNLNVVNDSGFDSPDGAYQIQEITKAINSLNNELKVPFSMFLSGYKYNEIADKLGVPLGTVKSRIFFARQELQKELKDFRQG; encoded by the coding sequence CAGGAAAACATGATGAATTTTGCTTTAATGCTCACAGCGAACAGGGACGACGCGCAGGATTTGATGCAGGATACAACACTAAAGGTGTTGGACAATCAGGAGAAGTTTGTTGACAATATAAACTTTAAAGGATGGGTTCTGACAGTAATGCGAAATATATTTATTAACAACTATCATAAAATAGTACGAACACAAACGGTCGTTGATCAGGGAGTGGACCTCTATAATTTGAATGTAGTTAATGATTCAGGTTTTGATTCACCGGATGGTGCATATCAGATTCAGGAAATAACGAAAGCAATCAATAGCTTGAATAATGAGTTGAAGGTGCCTTTCTCTATGTTCCTAAGTGGTTATAAATACAACGAGATAGCCGACAAACTGGGAGTTCCACTTGGAACTGTAAAAAGTCGGATTTTCTTTGCAAGACAAGAGCTACAAAAGGAACTTAAGGACTTCAGACAAGGATAA
- a CDS encoding SusC/RagA family TonB-linked outer membrane protein gives MMNKQLAFVKSGLGLALCFLLVGAGNTPPLYAANTEVSVNQQARTVTGTVKDAKGETLLGVNVVVKGTTNGTITDLDGKYSLEVPSNAILEFSYIGYVTQAVPVTGRVMDIVMKEDARNLDEVVVVGYGTQAKKDITGSVAVVDTKDLLASSGSSATQQLQGKAAGVYIGQNGSPGASTMVRIRGINTVNDNGPLYVIDGVSTRNQNLSSLNPNDIESMQVLKDASAAAIYGAQAANGVILITTKKGTQSGQPKLTYDGYFGIQKTGKKYDVLNSTDRLNLEWEAKANNYAINGVNKLPSHVQFGTGAKPVIPNYLTQAGAGGSQNIDPNTYSYPGNTMVPFSNTDWWDEVDRVAPMQNHQVGLSGGTDKGQYNLSANYFDQRGTVIESYYTRYQVRANSSFNVRPWLRFGENLTYAWTKDQGLTSSGAEDNPYSWTYRASPYVPVYDIAGNFAGSKIAGTGNFQNVVAQQKRNVDNYYTNSRIFGNLWGEIDFMKGLTFRTNFGMDYTSAYQYRMSKKNLEFSETRGTNDLFEQSTFNFRWVWTNTLAFDTKFGEDHSLKVLLGTEAIRDGLGRGLSGQRYGYLYENNTDTWVLSMGVNDLTRVNNSWYNGEFALFGMFGRADYAYQDKYLATVIVRRDGVSRFSKSNRYGTFPSVSLGWRISEEDFMESTQDWLDDLKLRVGYGQTGNAEVPRATNFAYEFSTEPTTTGYDLGGTNGTTYTGYKLNRFGNEDTKWESTDMFNVGLDATFLNGKFTAGVEWYTKKTSDMLVQASYSALAGEAAKPYINFGDMKNKGFDVTFNYRDNAGDWSWDLGLNLSHYKNEVVRLAEADDASFWGAGVRISGNATRTTKGHPISEFYGYKVVGFYESEADLAASPVPLGVADRASIKPNAWIGKFKFADVNNDGKVTTDDRTFIGSPHPDLIAGLNATVTYKNFDFTMFWYSTIGNDLFNNNKYFTDFWLFEGNRSTTMRDKSWKAGADNSKAVLPVLDYGDSYSGTNSNSYYVEDASFLRLKNVVLGYTFPKAMLQKATISNLRVYLQAENILTITGYSGLDPEYTNASLNADSGNDLRRGVDMGGWPSTMRFLFGVNFAF, from the coding sequence ATGATGAACAAACAGTTAGCTTTTGTTAAAAGCGGGCTTGGTTTGGCGCTCTGCTTTTTGCTAGTGGGTGCGGGTAATACACCTCCTTTGTATGCCGCCAACACTGAAGTGTCAGTAAACCAACAAGCTAGAACAGTTACCGGTACGGTAAAAGACGCTAAAGGAGAAACTCTTTTAGGCGTGAACGTTGTGGTGAAGGGGACGACCAATGGTACCATTACAGACCTTGATGGTAAGTATTCTCTCGAGGTTCCCTCGAACGCTATTCTTGAATTTTCTTATATCGGTTATGTTACCCAGGCAGTTCCTGTTACGGGTAGGGTAATGGATATTGTAATGAAGGAAGATGCCAGAAATCTGGACGAAGTTGTTGTTGTAGGTTACGGAACGCAGGCCAAGAAAGACATTACCGGATCTGTGGCTGTAGTGGACACTAAAGACCTTCTAGCATCCAGTGGATCTTCTGCTACTCAACAGCTTCAGGGAAAAGCTGCCGGTGTTTATATCGGACAGAACGGTTCTCCCGGTGCTTCCACCATGGTACGTATTCGTGGTATCAACACTGTAAACGATAACGGACCTCTATATGTTATCGACGGAGTATCAACTCGTAACCAGAACCTGAGCAGTTTAAACCCGAATGATATTGAAAGTATGCAGGTGTTGAAAGACGCATCAGCAGCTGCTATTTATGGTGCCCAGGCTGCCAATGGTGTAATTTTGATTACAACCAAAAAAGGAACACAGTCTGGTCAACCTAAACTAACTTATGATGGTTACTTTGGAATCCAAAAAACCGGAAAGAAATACGATGTATTAAACTCAACAGATCGCTTGAACCTTGAATGGGAAGCTAAAGCAAACAATTATGCCATCAACGGCGTTAATAAATTGCCTTCACACGTTCAGTTTGGAACAGGAGCAAAGCCTGTAATTCCGAATTATCTAACACAAGCAGGTGCCGGAGGTAGTCAGAATATTGATCCTAATACTTATAGCTATCCTGGCAATACTATGGTACCATTCTCTAATACAGATTGGTGGGACGAAGTTGACCGTGTAGCACCAATGCAGAACCACCAAGTTGGCTTATCAGGAGGTACAGACAAAGGCCAGTATAACTTAAGTGCCAACTACTTCGATCAGAGAGGTACTGTAATCGAATCCTATTATACAAGATATCAGGTTCGTGCCAACTCTTCATTCAATGTACGTCCCTGGTTGCGTTTTGGAGAAAACCTGACCTATGCATGGACTAAAGATCAGGGACTTACAAGTTCAGGAGCAGAGGACAATCCTTACTCTTGGACATATCGTGCCTCTCCTTACGTTCCTGTATATGATATCGCTGGAAATTTTGCAGGATCTAAGATTGCAGGTACCGGTAACTTCCAGAACGTGGTAGCTCAACAGAAACGTAATGTTGACAATTATTACACCAATTCACGTATATTTGGTAACTTGTGGGGAGAAATAGACTTTATGAAAGGTCTTACTTTCAGAACCAACTTTGGTATGGACTACACAAGTGCTTATCAATATCGTATGAGCAAAAAGAATCTTGAATTCTCTGAAACCCGTGGAACAAACGACCTGTTTGAACAATCAACATTCAACTTCCGTTGGGTATGGACCAATACATTGGCCTTTGATACAAAATTTGGAGAAGATCATTCCTTGAAAGTATTATTAGGTACAGAAGCTATCCGCGATGGATTAGGCCGTGGTTTAAGTGGTCAGCGTTACGGTTATTTGTACGAAAATAATACAGACACTTGGGTGTTATCAATGGGTGTTAATGACTTGACTCGTGTTAACAATTCATGGTATAATGGAGAGTTTGCATTGTTTGGAATGTTTGGTCGTGCCGATTACGCATACCAGGATAAATATTTAGCAACAGTGATAGTTCGCCGAGACGGTGTTTCCCGTTTCTCTAAATCAAATCGTTACGGAACATTCCCATCTGTATCTTTAGGATGGCGTATTTCTGAAGAAGATTTCATGGAAAGCACACAAGATTGGTTGGACGACTTGAAACTTCGTGTTGGTTATGGACAGACAGGTAATGCTGAAGTTCCTCGTGCTACGAACTTTGCCTACGAATTCTCTACTGAACCAACAACTACCGGTTACGACTTAGGAGGTACCAATGGTACAACTTATACAGGATATAAATTGAACAGATTTGGTAACGAAGATACCAAATGGGAGTCAACCGATATGTTTAACGTAGGTTTGGATGCTACATTCCTGAATGGTAAATTTACTGCAGGTGTTGAATGGTACACCAAAAAGACATCAGATATGTTGGTACAGGCCTCTTATTCTGCTTTGGCGGGTGAAGCTGCAAAGCCTTACATCAACTTTGGTGATATGAAAAATAAAGGATTTGATGTAACCTTTAACTATAGAGATAATGCTGGTGATTGGAGTTGGGATTTAGGCTTGAACCTATCTCATTATAAAAACGAAGTTGTTCGTTTGGCCGAGGCCGACGATGCCTCTTTCTGGGGAGCAGGAGTACGTATTAGTGGTAATGCAACGCGTACAACCAAAGGTCATCCAATTTCAGAATTCTACGGATATAAAGTGGTAGGTTTCTATGAAAGCGAAGCTGATTTAGCAGCTTCTCCTGTACCTCTGGGTGTTGCAGACAGAGCTTCCATTAAGCCGAATGCATGGATTGGTAAATTTAAATTTGCTGATGTTAACAACGACGGTAAAGTAACTACAGACGACCGTACCTTTATTGGTTCACCTCATCCTGATTTGATTGCTGGTTTGAATGCAACAGTTACGTATAAGAATTTCGACTTTACGATGTTCTGGTATTCAACTATTGGTAACGATTTATTTAATAACAATAAATATTTTACTGATTTCTGGTTGTTTGAAGGAAACCGTTCCACAACTATGCGCGATAAATCATGGAAGGCTGGAGCAGACAATAGTAAGGCTGTACTACCTGTTCTTGATTATGGTGATAGTTATTCCGGAACAAACTCCAACTCATATTATGTAGAGGATGCTTCTTTCTTAAGATTGAAAAATGTTGTTTTGGGTTACACATTCCCAAAAGCCATGTTGCAAAAAGCTACAATATCTAATTTAAGAGTGTATTTGCAGGCAGAAAATATTCTGACAATCACAGGTTATTCTGGTCTGGATCCTGAATATACCAATGCAAGCTTAAACGCAGATAGTGGTAACGACCTTCGCAGAGGAGTTGATATGGGAGGTTGGCCGTCAACCATGCGTTTCTTATTCGGTGTAAATTTCGCATTTTAA
- a CDS encoding RagB/SusD family nutrient uptake outer membrane protein: protein MKHNLIAIFGFATLLTFGSCGEDFLYKAPQGSIDQNALQNATGVELVVANAYANLTENGWGATPFNWTFGGMYGGDANKGSDPGDQSVLNEMEMYNTASTNGYLNEKWVWTYKGSKRVSIAMQIIAATTDMDAALKEVRMGELYFLRAMFYFESVKIFGPFIPYIDETFAENDPKVHNDKDIYPNILADVDAAIAKLPATQPEVGRANVWAAKALKAKILMQKGDMTAAKPILKDVIENGKTSNGLKYGLEDNLNNNWSALTENGKESIFAVQFSNDTEDNGNSGMSLCYPHNSGPGGCCGFYQPSYELANSFKVDANGLPLLDNSYRNGTSVSYVNPSTTDGAPISLNSNDPVDPRLDFAIGRYGIPYKDWGLPKNDWVRNPVNGGIFLPKKHVYSLAEKDAGQVANHDGWAPGSTMNLQYLSLRDCILMYAECLANDGDLKGAMDLVNQIRTRAALPVNVIKNAAGQPAANYKISTYPQNHAAFTDKATCIKAVRMERKLELAMEGQRWFDLQRWGGSVMATELKAYVDFEKQYIPKFAAASYLQAARTMFPVPDGQIQTMGNDESGKPYLVQPEPWK, encoded by the coding sequence ATGAAACATAATCTTATAGCAATATTTGGTTTTGCTACTTTATTAACCTTCGGCTCTTGTGGTGAAGATTTTCTTTACAAGGCTCCACAGGGTAGTATCGACCAGAATGCTTTGCAAAATGCAACAGGTGTGGAGTTGGTTGTTGCGAATGCGTATGCCAATTTAACTGAAAATGGATGGGGAGCAACTCCTTTTAACTGGACATTCGGTGGTATGTACGGTGGTGATGCTAATAAGGGTTCCGACCCGGGCGACCAGTCCGTATTGAACGAAATGGAGATGTATAATACGGCATCTACCAATGGTTATCTCAATGAAAAATGGGTGTGGACGTACAAAGGTTCAAAGCGAGTTTCAATCGCAATGCAGATTATTGCTGCTACAACAGACATGGATGCTGCGTTGAAAGAAGTCAGAATGGGTGAACTGTATTTCTTACGCGCTATGTTCTATTTCGAATCTGTAAAGATATTCGGTCCGTTTATTCCTTACATTGATGAAACTTTTGCAGAAAACGATCCAAAGGTTCACAACGACAAGGATATTTATCCAAACATTCTTGCCGATGTTGATGCTGCAATCGCTAAATTACCGGCTACTCAACCCGAAGTTGGTAGAGCCAATGTATGGGCTGCAAAAGCATTGAAAGCAAAAATTTTAATGCAAAAAGGTGATATGACTGCTGCTAAACCTATTTTGAAAGACGTAATTGAAAATGGTAAAACATCCAATGGCTTAAAATATGGTTTGGAAGATAATTTGAATAACAACTGGAGTGCACTTACCGAAAATGGAAAAGAATCCATATTTGCAGTACAGTTCTCTAATGACACAGAAGATAATGGTAACTCAGGTATGTCTTTATGTTATCCACATAATTCAGGCCCAGGTGGTTGCTGCGGTTTTTATCAACCTTCTTACGAATTGGCCAATTCATTTAAAGTAGACGCTAATGGTCTTCCATTGCTTGATAATTCGTATCGTAACGGAACCTCTGTTTCTTATGTTAATCCGAGTACGACAGATGGAGCACCTATTTCGTTGAACAGTAATGACCCTGTAGATCCACGCTTGGATTTCGCAATCGGTCGTTACGGAATACCATACAAAGATTGGGGATTACCTAAGAATGACTGGGTACGTAACCCTGTAAACGGAGGTATTTTCTTGCCTAAAAAGCATGTATATAGTTTGGCTGAAAAAGATGCTGGTCAAGTGGCAAACCACGATGGTTGGGCTCCCGGATCAACCATGAATTTACAATACCTAAGCTTGCGCGACTGCATCTTGATGTATGCTGAGTGTTTGGCTAATGATGGCGATTTAAAGGGTGCAATGGATCTTGTAAACCAGATTCGTACACGTGCAGCTCTTCCGGTTAACGTCATTAAAAATGCCGCTGGTCAACCTGCTGCCAATTACAAGATTTCGACTTATCCGCAAAACCATGCTGCCTTTACAGATAAAGCTACCTGTATCAAAGCTGTACGTATGGAACGTAAGTTGGAATTGGCTATGGAAGGACAACGTTGGTTCGACTTACAGAGATGGGGTGGTAGTGTTATGGCTACTGAGTTGAAGGCATATGTTGATTTTGAAAAACAATATATTCCAAAATTTGCTGCCGCATCTTATCTGCAAGCTGCAAGAACAATGTTCCCAGTACCAGATGGTCAGATTCAAACCATGGGTAACGACGAAAGTGGTAAACCTTATCTGGTTCAGCCGGAACCTTGGAAATAA